A window from Montipora capricornis isolate CH-2021 chromosome 7, ASM3666992v2, whole genome shotgun sequence encodes these proteins:
- the LOC138056707 gene encoding LOW QUALITY PROTEIN: adhesion G-protein coupled receptor G6-like (The sequence of the model RefSeq protein was modified relative to this genomic sequence to represent the inferred CDS: deleted 1 base in 1 codon), translating into MKNKTPSKDLRKQIKAPESVPNIFSLVVKMLSGSMNCKSFVSLAFILFFTLHSLWNTEASLSGNYNLQRCYKLNITFHYSFPGGLTSSTIETNIKTFTDLSRFGSRLLGLLPECKGVNVSSKRIEYSPPGVKSVFFKIPIIFTASNSVADDQVDSTLTSCMDILNSTYKRLLDQNAPKISQGGASTRTYNVSSMSGRESCCGGSVPPPCCAAGAFKVSSTRCGCLPGLYFTSGISCNHCPVDTYQDEISETSCDNCPAGKKTFGKTGMSSKSNCSDANPIKLQIDAQRYLPFGIQAGSVVANVTVTTSVNLMQPFRYYIDGVTQRCPLCSRQRHQSRSILKRRRRDDDDYDDDDDDDDDNEDVCENAGSVEPQNYFCINRFSGSIRIANDFVFMDGEEYALSVRVTDSDDRGRTENIASVTFISRDMCNEIRRLYYQTVPACRNVSGVIRGEALHCPSITCLRPLYNWQMALTRSSEALRKSCSFDPQSMLALKQKYWSCLGPPRITLHPVSLRLTKGAATVLTCNASSPLPVHVTWYKNGKVSGFGNQLEINNFENEDQGDYYCKFSTDLTSSFSETALLVTEGVFTSIVSFTIANENYQGDLLDSSSSRYKDFQDIIQRNLEIYFNKVNPSGSYQVKMTKLRDSFGKVGLDLVVYSSAQNEDMTSYYNRLQMQLTDSREMEEFIKPFKVSRKIVVIKSATHCLPQETGKISIKGNMTWQITPIGPNSSSVKCPYGPPAASATRFCGGNFSAGGLWENPDASGCKYKSERTNRLDKLSKIRIRKQNVVKITKEVRVLTSQPDDMNEADAVLIAEVITDIVSLEDSLNETAQDVMTVVDNVLNMKKEDLKESQRSNSASTKFVQAVDKLATNLPLSTNESSRVLVTSSVAIQSRRADPDSFPGMTLAIKQPAADPENLTPNSMAIDEIPMDDVQTSITLPEVMFEGKDPIGKSVKIGFVVYQNDKFFQPVVPVNVESKREASSFMSRIMSSSVRDMTFDNLLKPVELVFEPAQKMDENGMKAVCVFWDFEAIGGLGNWSNRGCRLIKTEAGRAKCHCDHMTNFAVLFSASGPRTHKGAPGVALSVISYVGCAISLVGLFLTLITYSLFRNLRKTNQQPILMSLCVSLMLLLIVFIAGAGRTENLIGCRIVAVLLHYFSLSSVMWMGVEGYNMYMSFVQVMATYQSKFMLKASVVAWGLPALIVTITVSVATSYYGNDEVCVLYGFAFHASQFGPILAIIVVNLIVFILALRSLSKIGTLVSAEKKATSYQRARTSFAILLLLGLTWLFGALAISRAQIVFDYLFSIFNSLQGFLVFFFHCLRQQEVRNQWKMFLTGKGLLFSMTDSNSRIKYPLKTISKGRKYKGGIETRDPSYFKHESITCSVGNFSPSRPEISIVPAEV; encoded by the exons TACCAAACATCTTCAGTCTTGTTGTCAAGATGCTTTCTGGCTCCATGAATTGCAAGTCTTTCGTTTCACTGGCGTTCATCCTGTTCTTCACGTTGCATAGTTTATGGAACACAG AGGCTTCATTGTCTGGCAACTACAATCTCCAAAGGTGCTACAAATTGAACATAACTTTCCACTATAGCTTCCCTGGAGGCCTAACAAGCAGCACAATTGAAACGAATATTAAAACATTTACGGATTTATCTAGATTTGGTTCTCGTCTTCTTGGTCTTTTACCAGAATGCAAAGGAGTCAATGTTAGCAGTAAACGCATTGAGTACTCGCCACCTGGAGTTAAAAGTGTGTTCTTCAAAATACCTATAATATTTACTGCCTCTAATAGTGTCGCTGATGACCAAGTTGACTCAACGCTCACCAGCTGTATGGACATATTGAATTCCACATACAAACGATTACTTGACCAAAATGCCCCGAAGATAAGTCAAGGAGGGGCCTCCACGAGAACTTACAACGTTTCTTCGATGAGTGGCAGGGAATCGTGTTGCGGTGGGAGCGTACCGCCACCTTGCTGTGCTGCGGGCGCATTCAAGGTCTCCAGCACAAGATGTG GTTGCCTTCCCGGATTGTATTTCACGTCTGGCATTTCTTGCAATCATTGCCCTGTTGACACATACCAAGATGAAATATCTGAAACATCATGTGATAACTGTCCAGctggaaagaaaacatttggaaAAACGGGAATGTCAAGCAAGTCAAACTGCTCAG ATGCAAACCCTATAAAGCTTCAAATTGACGCGCAACGTTATTTACCTTTCGGCATCCAAGCTGGAAGCGTCGTCGCAAACGTAACCGTTACAACCAGCGTTAACTTAATGCAGCCCTTTAGGTATTACATTGACGGAGTCACGCAACGATGTCCATTATGCTCCAGGCAGCGACATCAGTCACGCAGTATCTTGAAACGACGTCGTCGTGACGATGACGAttacgatgacgatgacgatgatgacgatgataacgaAGATGTGTGCGAGAATGCGGGATCTGTGGAGCCGCAAAATTATTTTTGCATTAATCGATTTAGCGGAAGCATTAGAATAGCgaatgattttgttttcatggATGGGGAAGAATATGCACTGTCGGTTCGTGTGACAGATAGTGATGACCGTGGTCGAACTGAGAACATTGCCAGTGTGACATTTATTTCTCGTGATATGTGCAATGAGATACGAAGGCTCTATTACCAAACTGTTCCCGCTTGTCGTAACGTTTCTGGTGTTATCCGTGGGGAGGCGTTACATTGTCCGAGTATTACCTGTTTACGGCCCTTGTATAATTGGCAAATGGCTTTAACCAGGTCAAGTGAAGCACTGCGAAAGAGTTGTTCTTTCGACCCACAAAGTATGTTGGCTTTGAAGCAGAAGTATTGGAGTTGTCTTG GACCTCCAAGGATAACGTTACACCCAGTCTCCTTGAGGTTGACGAAGGGCGCGGCAACCGTGCTAACATGTAATGCTAGCAGTCCACTACCTGTACATGTCACGTGGTACAAGAATGGAAAAGTTTCCGGATTTGGAAACCAACTTGAGATTAACAACTTTGAAAACGAAGATCAAGGCGACTATTATTGCAAGTTCTCGACAGATCTGACAAGTAGTTTCTCTGAAACAGCGTTACTTGTTACTGAAG GTGTATTTACGTCAATAGTATCATTCACAATCGCAAATGAAAACTATCAGGGTGACCTTCTGGACTCGAGCAGCTCGAGGTACAAAGATTTCCAGGACATCATACAACGAAAT CTGGAAATTTATTTCAACAAAGTAAACCCATCAGGAAGCTATCAGGTCAAGATGACGAAGTTGAG GGACTCATTTGGCAAAGTTGGCTTAGATCTGGTAGTTTACAGCTCAGCACAGAATGAAGATATGACGTCGTACTACAACAGACTCCAGATGCAACTGACTGACAGCAgagagatggaagagtttattaAACCTTTTAAAGTGTCACGCAAGATCGTGGTGATAAAAAGTGCCA CCCACTGTCTGCCTCAAGAAACTGGAAAAATATCCATTAAGGGGAACATGACGTGGCAGATAACTCCTATTGGCCCAAACTCTTCATCCGTAAAATGCCCGTATGGTCCTCCTGCCGCCAGTGCCACACGCTTTTGTGGAGGGAATTTCTCTGCTGGTGGTTTGTGGGAAAACCCAGATGCTAGCGGTTGCAAATACAAGTCAGAGAGAACCAACAGACTAGACAAACTCTCTAAG ATTCGTATCAGGAAGCAAAACGTTGTCAAGATTACCAAAGAGGTAAGAGTTTTGACGTCACAGCCAGACGACATGAACGAGGCTGATGCAGTATTGATAGCTGAGGTCATAACCGATATCGTCTCATTGGAAGATTCATTAAATGAG ACTGCGCAAGATGTCATGACCGTTGTTGACAACGTTTTGAATATGAAGAAGGAAGATTTAAAAGAGAGTCAACGATCGAACAGCGCTTCTACCAA gttCGTTCAGGCGGTAGACAAATTAGCCACGAACCTTCCTTTATCAACAAACGAATCGTCCAGGGTTCTAGTCACTTCAAGTGTAGCCATCCAATCAAGACGAGCAGACCCAGACTCCTTTCCAGGCATGACGCTTGCAATCAAACAACCTGCAGCGGACCCTGAAAATTTAACGCCGAATAGCATGGCGATCGACGAAATTCCGATGGACGATGTTCAGACATCAATCACTTTGCCGGAAGTCATGTTTGAAGGCAAGGATCCTATCGGCAAATCGGTCAAGATTGGTTTTGTCGTTTATCAGAATGACAAGTTTTTCCAACCAGTTGTACCGGTTAATGTCGAGAGCAAGCGAGAGGCCTCTTCATTTATGAGTCGGATTATGTCCAGCAGTGTTCGGGATATGACGTTCGACAACCTTTTAAAACCAGTTGAGCTTGTTTTCGAGCCTGCACAGAAAATGGACGAGAATGGCATGAAGGCTGTGTGTGTCTTTTGGGATTTCGAAGCTATTG GTGGCCTGGGGAATTGGTCAAATCGAGGCTGCAGACTGATAAAGACCGAAGCAGGCAGGGCAAAATGCCACTGTGATCACATGACTAATTTTGCCGTTCTTTTCTCTGCCTCGGGTCCAAGGACGCATAAGGGTGCACCTGGCGTGGCTTTGTCAGTCATTTCTTATGTGGGCTGTGCAATTTCACTGGTTGGCCTATTCCTTACGTTGATCACGTATTCATTGTTCAG GAATTTGCGCAAGACAAACCAGCAA CCAATCCTAATGAGCCTTTGTGTATCACTCATGTTACTGCTGATCGTATTCATCGCGGGAGCTGGACGAACTGAGAATCTTATTGGCTGTCGCATTGTTGCAGTTCTCTTGCACTACTTTTCTTTGTCATCTGTGATGTGGATGGGTGTGGAGGGCTATAACATGTACATGTCATTTGTCCAAGTGATGGCTACCTATCAATCAAAATTTATGCTTAAAGCGTCTGTGGTAGCTTGGGGTCTGCCAGCTCTCATAGTGACCATCACTGTCTCCGTAGCAACGAGTTACTATGGCAATGACGAAGT CTGTGTGCTTTATGGATTTGCTTTTCATGCTTCCCAGTTTGGTCCAATCCTCGCCATAATCGTCGTCAACTTAATTGTTTTCATTCTTGCCTTGCGCTCTTTGAGTAAAATTGGAACCCTCGTCTCCGCGGAGAAGAAAGCAACGTCCTACCAGCGTGCGCGCACATCCTTCGCCATCTTGCTGTTGTTGGGCCTAACCTGGTTATTTGGTGCACTGGCTATTTCTCGAGCGCAAATTGTGTTTGACTATCTGTTCAGCATATTCAACTCGCTTCAAGGCTTTCTggtcttttttttccattgccTAAGACAGCAAGAAGTGCGTAACCAATGGAAGATGTTCTTGACAGGAAAGGGATTACTGTTCTCGATGACCGACTCCAATTCTCGCATTAAGTACCCTCTTAAGACTATTTCCAAGGGTCGAAAGTACAAAGGAGGCATTGAGACGCGAGATCCGTCTTATTTCAAGCACGAGAGTATCACGTGTTCTGTGGGCAACTTCTCTCCGAGTCGTCCTGAGATATCAATTGTGCCGGCCGAGGTTTGA